The Triticum aestivum cultivar Chinese Spring chromosome 7B, IWGSC CS RefSeq v2.1, whole genome shotgun sequence genome window below encodes:
- the LOC123156162 gene encoding hydroxymethylglutaryl-CoA synthase, whose protein sequence is MQTNESGNLVYYPRRAPCPRRCQSHTNSLTSHTPPPPPPATASQPLGEPAEAQSGRRDREMECKDVGILAMDMYFPPTCVQQEALEVHDGASKGKYTIGLGQDCMAFCSEVEDVISMSLTVVKSLLEKYHIDPKLIGRLEVGSETVIDKSKSIKTWLMQIFEESGNTDIEGVDSSNACYGGTAALLNCVNWVESRCWDGRYGLVVCTDSAVYAEGPARPTGGAAAIAMLIGPNAPISFESKYRASHMAHVYDFYKPDLASEYPVVDGKLSQTCYLMALDSCYRQYCAKYEKLVGEQFSISDADYCVFHSPYNKLVQKSFARLYFNDFMRNCSSVDNDAKEKLQPFANLTSEESYQSRDLEKGSQQLAKHLYDIKVQPSTLLPKQIGNMYTASLYAALASVIYNKHASLSGQRIVMFSYGSGLTSTMFSFKLNEGQHPFSLTNIASVLDVTAKLESRHVTSPEKFIDTLKLMEHRYGAKDFETSKDISLLPPGTFYLTKVDSMYRRFYEKKTDGIVDGKIKCSNGIANGH, encoded by the exons ATGCAGACAAACGAATCTGGGAATCTCGTATATTATCCCCGACGTGCTCCGTGTCCACGGCGCTGCCAAAGTCACACGAACTCTCTCACGTCAcacacgcctcctcctcctcctcctgcgacTGCGAGCCAGCCACTGGGAGAGCCCGCGGAAGCACAGAGCGGGAGGAGGGATCGCGAGATGGAGTGCAAGGATGTCGGGATCCTCGCCATGGACATGTATTTCCCTCCCACCTGCGTCCAGCAG GAAGCGCTGGAGGTTCATGACGGAGCCAGCAAGGGGAAGTACACAATTGGTCTTGGGCAAGATTGCATGGCCTTCTGCAGCGAGGTAGAAGATGTCATCTCGATGAG CTTGACAGTTGTCAAATCCCTGCTGGAGAAGTACCACATAGATCCGAAGCTAATTGGCCGCCTGGAGGTTGGTAGCGAGACAGTGATAGACAAAAGTAAATCCATCAAAACATGGCTGATGCAAATTTTTGAG GAAAGTGGTAATACTGACATTGAGGGAGTTGACTCAAGTAACGCATGTTATGGTGGGACAGCTGCCCTGTTGAATTGTGTGAATTGGGTCGAAAGTCGATGCTGGGATGGACGCTACGGCCTTGTGGTCTGCACAGATAGCGCG GTTTATGCAGAGGGACCAGCTCGGCCTACGGGTGGAGCTGCTGCAATTGCTATGCTTATTGGTCCAAACGCACCTATTTCTTTTGAAAGTAAATATAGAGCTTCTCACATGGCTCATGTTTACGATTTCTACAAGCCTGATCTTGCAAGTGAATATCCG GTTGTTGATGGGAAACTATCTCAAACGTGCTACCTGATGGCTCTGGATTCGTGCTATAGACAGTATTGCGCCAA GTATGAGAAGCTAGTGGGTGAACAGTTCTCAATTTCTGACGCCGATTATTGTGTGTTTCATTCTCCATATAATAAG CTTGTACAGAAGAGTTTTGCTCGACTTTACTTCAATGATTTCATGCGTAATTGCAG TTCGGTTGATAATGATGCCAAAGAAAAGCTTCAGCCTTTTGCAAACCTGACTAGTGAAGAAAGCTACCAAAGTCGTGACTTGGAAAAG GGCTCTCAACAACTTGCAAAGCATTTGTATGACATCAAAGTTCAACCGTCAACGTTGCTTCCAAAACAAATTGGTAACATGTATACTGCATCTCTGTATGCTGCATTGGCATCTGTAATCTACAACAAGCATGCTAGTCTG AGCGGCCAACGAATTGTCATGTTCTCTTACGGCAGTGGCTTGACATCCACTATGTTTTCATTCAAACTAAATGAGGGTCAGCATCCCTTTAGTTTAACAAACATTGCTTCTGTGCTTGATGTGACGGCAAAGCTTGAGTCAAGACATGTG ACTTCACCTGAGAAGTTCATCGACACACTGAAGCTGATGGAGCACCGATATGGAGCAaaagattttgaaacaagcaaagACATAAGCTTGTTGCCACCAGGAACATTCTACCTTACAAAAGTTGATTCAATGTACAGGAGGTTCTATGAAAAGAAAACCGATGGCATCGTTGATGGCAAAATCAAGTGCAGCAATGGCATTGCGAATGGTCACTAG